A window from Clostridia bacterium encodes these proteins:
- a CDS encoding NusG domain II-containing protein — MTKADLRLVLIIFLLGLFCLLGRNLLFSPKEEIKQVVFKVEGKVVETVVLSAENEHRKIVLAGKLGPVVAEIEGFKIRILSAACPDQICVEQGWIEQAPQTIICVPNEIVVFFKSGSSLDGITG; from the coding sequence ATGACTAAAGCCGATTTGCGTTTAGTCCTAATTATTTTTCTTTTAGGTTTATTTTGTCTGCTGGGACGGAATCTGTTATTTTCCCCCAAAGAAGAAATAAAGCAAGTAGTTTTTAAGGTTGAAGGTAAAGTTGTTGAAACAGTTGTGTTGTCCGCGGAAAATGAACATCGAAAAATTGTTTTGGCAGGTAAATTAGGACCAGTAGTTGCGGAAATAGAGGGATTTAAAATACGCATTTTGTCTGCAGCCTGTCCTGACCAAATTTGTGTTGAACAAGGCTGGATAGAGCAGGCACCACAGACAATTATTTGTGTGCCCAATGAAATTGTTGTTTTTTTCAAAAGTGGGTCTTCTCTTGATGGGATTACTGGATAG